The sequence GTTAACGACAtagaaaaaagtaaaagaaaaacaatttgtTACAAGTTCCTATTGATTCTTGGTCTCAATCATAAATAAGATCTCTATAATCTTTGGATTCAATGCTTGTGACCGGGAGCAGCCACTACTAGCACAAATGTTAACATGTAATCCATTGCTGACAAGTTGTTGGCAGGTCCTAAACGCCACCAATAATACGTCCATGTGCACAACTATTCCCTATAAGAAAATATGTAAGGTCCTTAAGCAGGAGACAacaattttctttcttatttaccaCTTTGACAAGTTCCAAAACCATGAAGAGCCAAAGCAAGAGTGCtataaagcaaatcgcaaacacgttTTCAGAATAACGCATaaacgtttcgcggataagCGTATAGAAAATCGCAAACATCGTTATGAGATAAGAAcaaaaacgtttcgcggaagtgctagacAGCAAATCACAAACACGGTTCCAAAACCCGTTTCTATTAATCGTTTTTCAACCCGGTTCGAGCTTTAGACAGAAAGCGATtttgagttaagattgtagaagctggaaaaccggactgacataaacgaaaaaataaaagcgatgttaaggaaatataCGAATGTATAAggcgaatacaagaacgataagaaattgtattcgcaaagagacatggagtcgagatatgacTTACGCGAAtggatttttgctgttggatttCGATACggaaaaaagttaagaaatgaaggaagaggagagacgATATTTAAAGAGCCGAAGAAGacccacttcccgcaacagctGCTACACGTGGGCGAGAAGCTCGTggagatcgagggaagttgagttccgaagcttcttcctcaagactctctcttatctcgtttaaaaattttgagaggataaaatgcatgacatttttattttctagacaaactacttgtcgttttaaataaaattatatgctgtttttttcttgaaataaatggcaaaacgttgagcttaacttggtccaaaaaaaatattcttatcgGGCCGGACACCCAAGCCCACGCCCAACCGGCCGGTGAGCGGCGTGCGCATGCgcgtggggagctctctcttcctctgagccGTTTAAATCCATATGACACAAGGCCATATTTATACTGCTCTATGACTCTTGTATTTTCCGATGTGAAACAATTGTTGGTTTTATCATTTAGACAAAAATTGCAGTATTACGTACACCAAGCTACCAACTTCTTAGCATCATTTCTCATTCAATATTAATCTGTTTTTGATGTGTGAATATATCAGGTTGTAGTGCTCATTACAAGCTTTACAACGAGCTGATGATCTGACCGGAATAGCCACCGGTGTAGCTGGAAAGGTTACCGGAAAATCAGAAAACATCAGCTTATATATTCTTTGTAAAACAGAGTTCCAACAGAGAACTCAGGCGGTGTactcaagaaagaaaaattatattttcaccTTGCTGTCGACAAGTGCTGTGCTGATGACATCATTTCATAATTTATAACAGAATAACAAATTAGTGTTAAACAGTCTAGCTGATTCTATTTTTGGGGATTAACACCTTAACAATTAAAGATTGCACTGCATCTAAGTTTTCTAACCTCATTTTACAAGAAACGCGTATGAATTTTTTGGACAAAGAAAAGACAGAAATGTGAGTTGTTAGTTAGGTGTGggagggggaggggggggggggggggggggggggaccgACCACGCCAAGTGGATCTCTATGAAAAGCCGACAGAAGGGGTAAATATGTCATTCCCAGTGTAAGGCAACAAAACGAACGGCGAAGGATAAAAAGGCAAGGCGACGGAGAGGCCAAGAGGAGGAGAAGCCACCACATTGCCTTGGGTTTCTACGCCTCTTATACTTCTTCATCCTTGTACGTCTTTGCTCTCCTGGAAACTCTCGTCGTTTTCCAATTTGATCTGTCGTAATGTCGGCGGTCTCGTGCTCCACGGCTAGCTCTAGCGGTGGATGTGGATTGAGGTCTCAACTAAAGACATGTGCTTTACCAGCATTCGCCTCTCTTAATTTCGGCAGAACTGGGCCACACTCTCAGGTTTTGGTcaacttcttcttttcttttatcaatCAGTTAAAATCCTTAACTTTTTGCTCTCTACTTGAAAAAAAGAGTGACAGATTAAGTACTCATCGGTTGGAATTGGTACATGGCAACCGTAAGTCAAGAGGAACAACTATCTGTATGACATTAGTCGACGAAAGACAATCCACGGGCCAAAATGTTGTCGACCCTCCTCGGATCCTGGTATATGCTTTGATTTCTTATCCTTTTCTGCTACAAAATATTTCTTATCCTGGCCTCTGATAATTGTTTTTTCTTGTGCCATTTTTTTTGCAGGCGTACGATCTTGTTCAGGGGGCTCTTGTAAGTTAATCTGAGAGCCcttttgttgaattttttgTTATTGGAGAATATAATAATCTCGGTGTTTAAGCTGAGCCAATAGAAGCTTATAGATAGTTAAGTTTCGAGAGATTCTTGTGTGGTTTTGTGGACTGATATAATGATACCACACGCAGGTGAAGTGGACATGGAAGGAGGACAAGTCTGTTCCAGATACACCTACTGCTGTTCTTCTACATGGAATTTTAGGCAGCGGCAAAAACTGGGGTCAGTACTGTGGGACTGCTAGTAAAATCGTGCATTTAGTTTCTTTAATCTGATTTGAGAAATGATGAAACCAGTACAAGAATCTCTTCACGTGCAAATAGATCATCAGGATTGTTTAGTCAGTCACGCTCTTTGTTCCAAAAGGATAGTTATGTCTTCTTAACATTTTTAGGGGTGTATTCAACTAGGAGTCtgcatttatttgatttttaatgagtttttagatgattttaggtgaatttgaaaatttggtgtgatttttattaaaccactCTAGAATCTAAAACCAAgagatttaaatttttattttttgtaactaagaAAACTCCTCTCAAACCACTCTACAAtctgtaatttaaattttactcaATAACAGTAGATTTCTATTAAATGACAAATTCAATAACACTGgattttatagtatttttaaaattttgtgtttgaacaacagattttgtttttttttgggtcctGGTATAGGCACTTTTGCTCGAAGATTGGCTCATGAGTTCCCAACTTGGCAGGTATTTGTTCACCACAAGTGCACTAAAAAACCTATACACACTAACTGGCTTGTAATAACTAACCTGCTCCGatgccaaaaaaataaataaaaataaataacctgCTCCTGTTAATCACAGTTTCTCCTGGTAGACTTGCGTTGCCATGGGGATTCAGCGTCTCTCAAGAAGAGAGGTCCAAACTCTGTTGCTACAACTGCTTCTGATGTTCTAAAACTTGTAAATTTTTTTCCCAGGCCACGTTATATTCGATTAATCCTGAAAATGAATATCTCTGATATTCATGTTCTCTTCTTTTTAGGTTGGTCAGTTGAGGTTAACACCTCGGGTCCTTGTTGGTCACAGCTTTGGAGGGAAAGGTGACTTAAATTATAAGCCTAGCAGTAAACGGTCCGTCGTGTTGACAAAGTCTCGTTGACAAACGAGGGTATGGTAATTTCCAAGTATTGGAAGCAATCTGGACATTACTCTAGCCTAGCTCAACCACCGTTAGAAAATTACCTCCCCACGAAAATCGTGTTGACAGTGTCGTATTGACAGAACCGCTTATGCTAATTAATTCAACGGACAGAATCGGGACTTGTAATCGAAGATAGAAATCAAAGCTTATCAAAGATAAGATAAGTTCTGGAAAACTTGGGAGTTTAGAAGAATATTGGAGAGAAAATATAGAGAGGTTTTTATGAAATTATTAGATGATATTTCACAAAGGGGGTACACACATATTTATATTACAAGATAAGACGCTGACATAAGCGCTTACCTCAGCGATTACATCATCGCTTACATCACACTCTTGTAGCGATTACATCATCGCTTACATCATTATTCATTATActtattttacataataaaacacacttattttacataattatacATTGCAGACAACTTGCTTAGTGGTCCATTTCGAACTCGATGATGTGTTTCTCACAACATCCGTAGTGATCGTCTGGACATTTGAACACGTCTCCTGGATATTCGTACACATTCTCTGGCTCTTTCTCTTGAGGCTGTTGTGAGTCGTCGTTGATATCAATGTTGAACATTCTTCCAACCTCATCGATGTTCATAGAGTCGTCTGGGAGCTGGGCGTCTTGAAAGTATTCTGGCGGGCATTCTTGGGACTCAGAGTTACGTTTCTCTTTCTTCTGCGCACGTTTAACCACTTGTGGTTTGTCACTCTTATCCAAGTAGAATTGCAAATCTTCGTCGAGACTCATTTGGTAGTCTATTGGGTAATAGAACCAGTTTGGGACGAAGGGAATGGGAAATGATTGTGTGGCACTGTTGAGGCGGAACGCATGAGTTTGAAAGTCTTCAAATGGCTTGTTGTCGTTGAGGTTGAAATCTGGTCTGACTCCTCGTTGGTAGTCATTGTGGTGAATGAGAGTAGGCAGTGCGTGGACTTTGCCGGTTTTTTTTGTTGACTTGAACAGGGCGGTGGAAGAAGTATATTGTGTGAGGGTTGAAGAAAGGGTTGAGACCTCCTTGACTTTTTGACTTCTTAAATGATAAGCCTGTTGCTTTCGCTGATTTCCTTAGCTTACCGTTCCAGGAAAATAATGGCGCGAACCAGGTCAGAAATGTCGCAAGACATTCCTTGTGACCTCGTTTAGAGTTGGTGAGTTGCATGTTGATATACTGATATAACCATTGAATATCAAAGGTTATGCCAATAGTGTAGATCGAGCAGAGGTACCAGAGAAAACAGAGAACTTCTTCTGGTAAGTAAGCGTTTTCGATTCTATAGAGATGAGCGAACGGGTAGTCCGGGTGAATTCCCATAGGTTAAATAAGATGATTATGGGATCCGTAACTTGACATGATGATGGATTGATAGAAGAAAATCTTGTTGCGGATGTGCTCCTGTAGGGTTTCTCTGTCGATAAGCGAATGAGCATCGTCGGACATGTTTGAGGCGAAGTCATAGTAACTTTTTGTGGAAGAGCTCTCCattatttgtatttcttttacCGGACTTCTACTAAGCATATCTGCGAGAGTATTCTTTGAGCCTTTTAAATAGACGGATTCGAAGTCGTACTTTGAGAACCATTCGCTCCATCGTAATAATTGCTGATGTGGGACTATTTTCTGTTTGAATTGTAACATCTTCGGGAAGGATGACATGTCCATTTCGATGCGAAATCGGTGTCCTATCAGATGGAGCTCGAACTTCTCGATGGCTTTTTTGATGGCTAGTATTTCTTTGAAAGTAGAGTGATAATGCATCTCGGAATCTTTAAAGCGTCCACTTTTATATCCGCAGATATGATGTTTTCCATTTATTTCTTTGAATAAAATGGCTCCCCAATATTTGTCACTCGCGTCAGTCTGTAAAATGCGTGTTCTAGTAGAGGGAATCTTTAAAGGCGGTAGCTTCTGCACCTCTATTTTCAGGCTTCTGACAGCTTCAGTTTGTCGGTTTGTCCATTGTGGTGGATTCTTCGTCAGCATTTTCTGTAGCGGCCTTGTCAGTTGCGAAAGTTGCGGGATAAAGCCGCTAACATAATTGATTACACCGAGGAATTGTTGGACTTGTCGCTTTGTGAGATTTTCGTCGGGAAAATCTAATAGCGTTGTAGCCAGATGGGCCTGAGGTGTAAAGTTGCCATCTGTGATTTGCATTCCAAGGAAGTCGATTCTGGACTGGGCTATGACCATTTTTCGGGCCGAAAGCATGATTCCATATTGAATGACAATGCTTTGAAATTGCTGAAGAAGCTGAATGTGCTCGGTTTCGGTAGACAAGAACAACAGTATGTCATCAATATAAATTAAGGCCGTATGAAGTAGAGGCTTGAATATACGAAGCATCGCTTGCTGGAATAATGATGGTGCGGTCTTGAGTCCGAAAGGTAAGGCGTTCCACTGAAGATGACGATTAGGAAGACAGAATGCAGTTTTGTATCTTTCTTCAGGATGAACACCAAGTTGCCAGAATCCCGACTTAAGatcaaattttgagaaaatagtTTCCCCTTGAAGATGTTGAAGAAGCGTCATTTTGTTTGGTAGCGGAAATTTGATGTCTTGTAGATACTGATTCAGCGGTTTGTAGTCGATAACTAGTCTTAGCTTCCCTCTTGCTTGTTCTGCACGATTATTAACGTAAAAAGCTTTGCATGCCCATGGCGAGTTGGTTGCAGAGACTACTCCTTGTTGTACTAGCTGGTCGCATTCTTCACTCGCTTGTAACAGTAGGGTTGGTGGCATTCCTGCATGACTTGCTTTAGTTGGGGTggtttgtatattttctttgaatggcaaaaaaacaaagaactcCGAGTTTAACCACAGCGGGTTATTGCATTTCTGTAGGAATTCTGTATGAGAGTCTGCACAAGAAATCTCCGTCAACTTGTCCTTGATCTTTGTAAATTCTTGAGAGATCAATCCTTCAATTGCGAAAAGTCGTGGAATTGACGTGAATGCTTTGAAGAGACTTTTCCATTTTAATCCGTGCGGTTCGATAGAGATATCAAATTTTTTCTTGAAGGCATAATATGAATCCCATCCCAGTATTAGATCTTTTCCATGTGCTGTAGAGCCAAGGACTTCCGTAGTACTATAACAACCGGGGAAAAGCTCGATTCTGATAGGTTTTGACTTGAGCTTTATTGTCAGTGAACCTGAGTTAGCGACTCGAAATTCTTGCTGATGAGGTAGCCACATCGATGGAGAAAGAATCTTGGGATTAATAATCGTTGTGGGATCCGGTGTCTATGAATGCAATGGCGCGAACCAGGTCTTCTTGACCAGATGGGTCGAAAATCATCACTGGTAAGTGAGGAGTTTATATGTCGTCATGTCGcggcatttttgtaattttgaagCAGgaatcattttcttctt is a genomic window of Brassica napus cultivar Da-Ae chromosome A2, Da-Ae, whole genome shotgun sequence containing:
- the LOC106451298 gene encoding protein ABHD11-like; the protein is MSAVSCSTASSSGGCGLRSQLKTCALPAFASLNFGRTGPHSQSDRLSTHRLELVHGNRKSRGTTICMTLVDERQSTGQNVVDPPRILAYDLVQGALVKWTWKEDKSVPDTPTAVLLHGILGSGKNWGTFARRLAHEFPTWQFLLVDLRCHGDSASLKKRGPNSVATTASDVLKLVGQLRLTPRVLVGHSFGGKVVLSMVEQAAKPLPRPVRAWVLDATPGKVRAGGDGEDHPRELISFLRTLPKVVSSKREILNALIKEGFSNDVSQWVVTNLRPTGPLCSSFSWTFDLDGISQLYQSYEETNLWNFVENLPRGVHVNFLKAERSLHRWALEDLQRIHAAEELASEEGGGVEMHVLEDAGHWVHTDNPDGLFRILSSSFQVLRA